GCTTGAGATTGCCTTGTCAGTCGGCTTTGGTTCGGCAGAGGCATTTACGCGTGCCTTCAAAGATCGGTTTGCTTATACGCCAGCGGCTTGGCGGCAATATCAAATTGATTTGCAGCGTGCAAATAGCAAGAATAATCAAGTGGTAAGCAATAATGATCAGGTCCAGTCTTATGCGTCCTTTCATAATGGGGTCTCTTCCAGTTTAAAACAGGTGGCCAGCATGGACGTCAAATTAATTCACAGAGAACCAGTCAATATCGCTTACCTGCGCCACATAGGGCCTTATGGCGCAGATGTCGGCCGCTTCTGGGCAGAGGTTGTGTCACCGTGGATGGCAACACATAATCTGTTCACAAGGGCGCGCTATGGCATTAGTCATGACGACCCCAGCATTACTGATCCGGCGCTTTGCCGTTATGATGCAGGAGCTGAACTGCCAGAAAATGCCCCCGTACCCGGAAATGCCTTGCTGACCAGCATACCCGGTGGCGAATATGCATCACTGCACTTCGAAGGTAGAAGCGCTGAAATCGGTGAAACCTGGGCTGCCCTCCTGCGCGACTGGTTACCTGCAAGCGGCTATCAGATCGATGCCCGCCCCTGCTTTGAATACTATTCACCCGATGCCTGTTTTGACCCGGAAACCGGCATCTTTGACTGCGATATCTGCATCCCGGTTATTCCTCTTTGATATGCCTCTCTGAGGCAGCCTTATGACCTGAGTCAGGTCGCGACAATTCTTTGCATGCTCAACGGCACATTGCTGCCGCTGCATTTTTGCGCCCATTTTTTGGAGTTCACGAATATGATGTCACTTCTTCGCTACTGCTTAACATCCTTGATTTTACTTGCTGCGAGCAGCCTCTTTGTCATGGCCGCCGGGGCGGAGCACAAACCCTATCCCGTAGGTTT
This is a stretch of genomic DNA from Undibacterium sp. KW1. It encodes these proteins:
- a CDS encoding GyrI-like domain-containing protein; this encodes MSQLPTRKNAQASQHQSHYQARMHRVLEHIDRHLDQPLDLEALAGVAHFSPYHFHRLFAAWMGERLGDYVRRRRLEAAAFRLFAQAGTPVLEIALSVGFGSAEAFTRAFKDRFAYTPAAWRQYQIDLQRANSKNNQVVSNNDQVQSYASFHNGVSSSLKQVASMDVKLIHREPVNIAYLRHIGPYGADVGRFWAEVVSPWMATHNLFTRARYGISHDDPSITDPALCRYDAGAELPENAPVPGNALLTSIPGGEYASLHFEGRSAEIGETWAALLRDWLPASGYQIDARPCFEYYSPDACFDPETGIFDCDICIPVIPL